CCGTGCAGAAGCCGTTGCGCGGCCGGGTGCTCGGCTACGGCCACTTCGTCTTCGAGTCGGCTGCGCAGGCACAGGGTCTGCGCGAGATCCGCTACGTGGCACGCCCGGACGCGCGTGACCTGGCCATCCAGCGGGTCGTGCAACGCGCCGGCCTGCGGGGCCCCAAGGTCAATTGATGGCCCTCGACTTCGACCCGATCGACGAGGCCGCGCGGCAGTGGACCCTGCGCTGGGGCTACGAGTCCGGTGCAGTGCCCGCGATGCACGCGGTGACGTCGCTGATGCGGGTCCAACAGCTCGTGCTCGGGGAGCTCGACGCGATCCTCAAACCCCACGACCTGACCTTCGCGCGCTACGAGGCGCTCGTGCTGCTCACGTTCTCGTCGCGAGGGTCGTTGCCGCTCGGGAAGATGGGCGAGCGCCTGCAGGTGCACCCGACGTCGATCACCTCGATCGTCCAGCGCCTCGCGGGCCAGGGCCTGGTCGCGCGGCTCAGGCACCCCGACGACGGCCGGGCTGTCCTCGCCGAGATCACCGACGCCGGTCGGGCACTGGTCGAAGCTGCCACCGCCGACCTGGTCGCCGCGCAGTTCGGCCTCGGCTCGCTCGACGACGAGGCGCACAAGACGCTCTCCGAGCTGCTCCGCCCGGTACGACGCGCGGCCGACGACGCCTGAGGGGTCCCCGAGACCCGCTCTCAGGAGACTCGCGCGACCGTCTCGCGGACGATGACCGTCTGGCCGGCGATGCAGGCCGCGGCCTCGCTGGCGAGGAAGAGGACAGCGCTGGCGACGTCGTCCGTCGACTCGGCATCCGCCGGGTCGACGACGCCGCTGAGCTCGGGCACGACCGGACGAGTGACGGCAAGGCTGGTCGACACCGCGTTGACGCGAACGCCGCCGCCGCCCCAGGAGACGCCCTGCCGTGCGGTGTGGCTGATCAGGTCGGCATGTGCCGACGCGGCACCACGGCTGAACGCGAACCACTCACGCAGCGCGTGGGTGTGGATCACGGCGCCGCCGCCGCGCAGAGCGCTGCTCTCGAGCCACGGACGCAGCTGTCGGGTCAGCTGCACCGGACCGACGTGGCCATCCGCAACGGCCTCCCGCACGAGGTCGGGATCCTCCTGGGCAGCGTGGGGGAGTCGCAGCCCGGCGGCGTTGACGAGCACGTCGACGGGCCCGATCTGCGCAGCGAACTCCGCGAGTGCCTCGGCGTCGGTCAGCTCGAGCCGGTGGTGCTCGATGCCGGTCAGGTCCTCGTCGGAGGTGGTGGCGCGGCTGCGCGGCCCGGTGGCGACGACCTGCGCGCCGCTGTCCGCGAAGGCCCGGGCGATGCCCAGGCCGAGTCCGCGGGTGCCGTCGGTGACGACGACCCGGCGTCCGCTGAAGTCAAAGGTGGCCATGCTCATGGCGGTTGTCCTTCCCGAGAGAACGACCTGATCATGCCACGGCCCGGGCCGATCCCCCTTCGTGCCGGGGCCGGTTCGGATCGCTGGGTGGTCTCGGGGAAGATGGGGGCATGACGCAGCAGCCGTTCTCCCGCCCCGGTGCCTTTGACCTGTCGTCCCTGAGGCGGCCCACTCCCTCAGCGAACGATGCGGGCGGCCCGGGCAGTGGCGGGGCCGACGGCAGCGTGGGATCGGCGTACTCCATCGAGGTCACGGAGCAGAACTTCCAGGGCGTCCTCGAGGCGTCCATGACGGCTCCGGTCGTCCTCGTGTTCCACTCGCCGACGCGCTCGCCCGAGTCCACGACGTACGCCGCGCACGTGACGTCGGTGGTCGACCAGTTCGACGGCCGGTTCCTGACCGGTGTCATCGATGTGGACGCCGTGCCCCAGATCGCGCAGGCGATGCAGATCCCGCAGGTCCCGCTGCTGCTGATCCTGCTCGACGGTCGCCCCGCCAGTCAGCCGATCCCGGGTCTGTTGTCCGGCGAGGAGCTCGACACGCTCTTCCAGACGATCGGGCAGCAGCTCACGGCGCAGGGCGTGACCGGGCGGCACCAGCCGCGCACGGCGCCTCCGGCCGAAGGCGCCGAGTCGGGCGTCGACCCGCGCTACGCGCCGGCACAGGACGCACTCGAAGCCGGTGACATCAACCGTGCGGTCGAGGAGTACCAGAAGCTCGTCGACGGCAACCCTGCCGACGTCGAGGCTGCGGCAGGCCTGGCCATGGCCAAGGTCCTCCAGCGCACGCAGGACGCCGACCTCAACGCGGCGCGCGTCGCGGCAGCTGAGGCGCCCGACGACGTCGACGCGCAGACGATGGTCGCCGATCTGGACATGCTCGGCGGCCACGTCGAGGACGCCTTCAACCGGTTGATCGCGCTGGTTGCGCGCACCGCCGGCGATGACCGGGCCAGGGCCCGCGAGCACCTGATCGGCCTCTTCGCCGCAGTCGGCAACGACGACCCCCGGGTTCTGCGTGGTCGCCAGAACCTCGCGTCCGCTCTGTTCTGAGAACCGTCTGGCCGGCCCGCTGGCCGATAAACCGGTGGAGAAGCGTGACGCGTCCACCGAGACTGTCTGAGTGAACCGTCGAGACTCCCTGCTGGCCCTGTCGGTCATGGTGATCTGGGGAGTCAACTTCCTCGCCATCGAGTGGGGGCTGCGCGACGTACCGCCGCTGCTCTTCGCCGCTCTCCGGTTCGTCGCGGTCCTCGTCCCGGCGATCTTCCTGGTGGCCCGTCCGCAGGTCTCGTGGTGGACCCTGGCCGGCGTCGGGCTGTTCATGTCGGCCGGCCAGTTCGGCTTCGTGTACGCCGCGATGGAGGCTGGCCTGCCGCCGGGGATCGCCGCGCTGGTGCTCCAGGCGCAGGTCGTCTTCACGATCGTCATCGCCGCGGGAGTGCTGCGCGAGCTGCCCACACCGGTGCAGGCGCTCGGCATCGTGGTCGCCGCACTCGGACTGGCGATCGTCGGGACAGGACGTGGGGGAGACGTGACGGTGACCGCGCTGCTGCTCTGCCTGGCCGGTGCTTTCAGCTGGGCGATCGGCAACGTGGTGGCCCGCGCGGCCAAGGCACCCGGGGGACTCGGAGTCACCGTCTGGTCGGCGCTCTTCGTGCCGCTGCCGCTGATCGCCGTCTCGCTCCTCGTCGAGGGGCCTGAGCGCGTCAGCGACGCCCTGACCGGGATCGGCTGGGAAGCGATCGCCTCGACCGTCTTCACCGCAGGAATCAGCTCGTTGCTCGGCTACGGCATCTTCAACAGCCTGCTCGCGCGCAACCCGGCGCACCTCGTGGTGCCCTGGGTCCTGGTCGTCCCGCCGGTCGCGATGGTCGCTGCCTGGATCGCATTCGGAGACCGTCCCAACACCGACGAACTGGCTGGGGGCGCGGTCATGCTGCTGGGCGTGCTCGTGGCCCTGCGCCCGCCTGCGACGACGCGTGTGGAATCACCCGCGCCGGCGCTGGTTCAGCTGCCGGACTCCGTGTAGGTCGAACCACCGCCGACGTTGGCGAGCGCGGAGGCGATGCGGCGGGCGGTGAACTCCGCAGCACGCTCGGCCACCTCCTCGGGCGTGCAGAAGGCGACGTCGCGGATCTCGCGCTCCTGCATCACGACCTCCTCGAGCACCGAGGTGTCGCGGACGCCTCCGTCGAAGACCAGGCAGAGCGCGTCGTCCCAGCCACCCCACGGGGGAAGCCAGTCGGTGAGCAGGAGCGGGCCGGGCTCGACGGTCAGGCCGAGCTCTTCCTCGGCTTCGCGGACTGCGGCGAGCTGGGGCGACTCGCCCACCTCGACGACGCCGCCGGGAAGGTCCCAGTCCTTCTTGTAGGTCATCTGGCACAGCAGCACGCGACCAGAGGTGTCGCGGATCAGCACCTGGCCGATGGCGCGCTTGCGCGGCAGGAACGAGTTGAGGAGCGCCCGGAAGCCCGCGGGCTCGTGCACCGGTGCATCCGAGGCGAGCCGCGCGAAGACGATGCGGTCCGCTCCCTCGACGTACCCCCGGAGAGTGCCCTCGCGGTGCAGGCCGGACCAGGTCGCCACGCGCTGGCCGACCTCGTCGGCAGGGTCGATCAGGACCTCGACGCGACCATGGCTGGCCAACGCCTGCTGGACCGCGTCCGACACCGTGCCGACGGCGTCCAGGAAGCCGCGCTCCTGGACCTGGAGCGCCCACGAGATCCGGGAAATGCCCTCGGCGATCGTGGTCGAGGTGACGGGCTGGTCGGGCACGGCACCACCCTAAGGGGTGGCTGTCCGCCCGGGCTGTCGCGACCCGTCAGCTGGCGTTCGTGCCCAGGTAGCGAACCCGCACGTCGATTGACGCGGTCTGGCTCGCACCGACGTTGTGGTTGCTGAAGAGCTTGATGTACTGCCCGACGTTGCAGGTCACGATGGCGCTGAGCTGCTGGCCCTGGGGCGTCGTGAAGCTCTGCACCTGTGCGTCGTCGACCCGATGGCTCTCCGAGGGCTGGGAGAACTCCGTCGCGTCGACGAGGTGGAAGACGCCGAGGGTGGTCGTGGCGCGCCCCGTGCTGCTGATGGTGCCGAACTGCCAGGTCACGGTCGCATCCACGAGCCACTGGCCGGACTGCGTGCAGGCGATCCGCGTGTTCTGAGCCGGGTCGAACATGCCCGCGGAGTAGTTGTACGGGTTGGTGAAGCTCCACACCGTGAACGGCGCGGAGTTGCTGATCGACTGCCCGCTGCTGTTGCGGAAGTAGCCGGCGGGCATGCTCGTCCCGCCTGCAGGTCCCGTCGGTCCGGTGGCGCCGCTGGGACCAGCCGGTCCGCTGGGTCCCGTTGCTCCTTGCGCTGCGAGGAGACCCCAGTACGCCGAACCGCTGGCCGGGGTGCGGCCCGTCGAGGGAACCTTCGCCAGCCACGACGACCCGGCGTACGTCACCACGTCGAGCGCGGCGAACGGGGTGCCTGCAGCCCACGCTCCCCGGTAGCGGTAGCCCTTGCTCCAGCTGATCGTGCGCTCACCGCTCTTGCACCGCTTGCCCGCCTGGTGGTCGATGATCCGGACCGCCGCGGTGCTCTTGTTCACGCACGCAGTGATCTGGCCCGAGGTCGTCGAGGGGATCGCCGCGAAGGCGACAGCGCCACCGACCAGGGTGGCCACCGAGGCCCCGGCGATGAACCCGGGCAGGTGCCGACGGATGAGCGGAGCTGCCACGGAGGACCTCCCGGAGGATGGGTACTTCCCTCAGCGAAGCACCCACGGATGGCTCGTGTCCGGCGTTTGCCCGAAGTGGCTCTCTTGCGGAGCTAGCTGCGACGCAGCCACACCGTCGCGAGGGGAGGCACGTTGATCTCGGCCGACGCGGGCTGGCCGCTCCACGGGATCTCCTCGGCAACGACACTGCCCAGATTGCCCACGCCGGAGCCGGTGTAGTCACCGGCATCGGTGTTGAGCACCTCGTCCCAGGTGCCGGTGGCGGGCAGGCCGATCCGGAACCCGATGTGGGGCACCGCGCTGAAGTTGCTGACGCAGACCAGGTCGGGTGACTCACCACCGCGCCGGATGAACGAGAAGAGCGAGCGGCCGGCGTCGTTGGCGTCGATCCAGGTGAAGGCCTCGGGGTCGGCATCCGCGGCCCAGAGCGCGGGGGTGTCGCGGTAGACGCCGTTGAGGTCACGCACCAGGGACAGGAGTGCCTTGTGCTCGGGGTTGTCGAGCAGCCACCAGTCGAGCTCGCGGGCCTCGGCCCACTCGGACTCCTGGCCGAACTCGCAGCCCATGAAGAGCAGCTGCTTGCCGGGGTGCGCCCACATGTAGCCGTAGTAGGCACGGAGGTTGGCCAGCTCGCGCCAGCGGTCGCCGGGCATCTTGCGCAGCAGGGAGCCCTTGCCGTGCACGACCTCGTCGTGGGACAGGGGAAGCACATAGCGCTCCGACCAGGCGTAGGCGAACGTGAAGGCCATCTCGCCGTGGTGCCAGGAGCGGTGGACCGGATCGCGCTGGATGTAGCCGAGCGAGTCGTGCATCCAGCCCATGTTCCACTTCAGGTCGAAGCCCAGGCCGCCCCACTCGGTCGGCCGGGTCACACCCTCCCACGCGGTCGACTCCTCGGCGATGACCATCGCGCCCGGCACGGTGCGGTGCACGGAGTCGTTGAGCTCGCGCAGGAAGTCGACGGCCTCGAGGTTCTCCCGTCCGCCGTGGACGTTGGGTGTCCACTGCCCCGGCTCGCGGGAGTAGTCGAGGTAGAGCATCGAGGCGACCGCGTCGACGCGCAGGCCGTCGATGTGGAACTCCTCGATCCAGTAGAGCGCGTTGGCGACGAGGAAGTTGCGCACCTCGGGGCGGCCGAAGTCGAAGACCAGCGTGCCCCAGTCGGGGTGCTCGCCGAGGAACGGGTCCGGGTGCTCGTAGACCGGCTCGCCGTCGAAGCGGGCCAGCGCGAACTCGTCCTTCGGGAAGTGGGCCGGCACCCAGTCCAGGATCACGCCGATCCCGGCCTGGTGCAGCGTGTCGATCAGGTGGCGCAGGTCGTCGGGGGAGCCGAGGCGTGAGGTGGGCGCGTAGTAGCCCGTGACCTGGTAGCCCCACGACCCGCCGTACGGGTGCTCCATGACCGGCAGGAACTCGACGTGGGTGAACCCCGCGTCGACGACGTACGCCGTGAGCTGGTCGGCGAGCTCGCGGTAGGAGAGACCCGCGCGCCACGAGGAGAGGTGCACCTCGTAGACCGACATCGGGCGCGTCGCGGGGTCATGCGCCCGGCCGGCGAGCCACTCCTTGTCGCCCCACTTGTAGCTGGACTCGGTGACCACCGAGGCGGTCAGCGGAGGGATCTCGGCGGCCCGGGCGAGCGGGTCTGCCTTGTCGCGCCAGACGTCGTCACGACCGCGCAGGTGGAACTTGTAACGCGCGCCGGCGACGACGTCCGGGACGAAGAGCTCCCAGACGGCCGAGCCGCGGGAGTGAAGGCGGTGGCCCTCGCCGCGCCAGTTGTTGAAGTCACCGATGACCTCGACCTCGAGCGCGTTGGGCGCCCACACCCGGAACATCGTGCCCACCGGATCGTGCTGCGGTTGCGCACCGAGCACGCGCCAGAGCTGCTCGTGCCGTCCCTCCGCAATCAGGTGGAGGTCGAGCTCGCCGAGCGTGGTGGAGGTCATCGGTCACCCATCATTCTTCGTGGATCATTCGTCGTCGATCGCCTTCTCGGCGATCTCGGCCTGCAGCGACCGGAGCTTGCGGATCTTGCGCTTGTCGTTCCAGCGGAGCAGGCCCCACCAGGTGAGCATCAGGAAGACCAGGCCGGCCACGACGGCGCCCGAGGCGGTCGCGTTGCGGAACCCAGGCCCATTGACATCGAGGATGCGCTCGCCGGCGTGCGCGCCGTCGCCGGAGCCGAGCACGATCCCGAGTGTGAGCAAGTTGGGGAGCGCGAGCACTGCTGCGATCAGGAGGATGAAGAGCCGGAGTCCCAGCTTGAAGCCGCGCAGCGCCTGCCTCGCGATCACGAGCGGGATCAGCGTGCAGAAGAAGCCGAAGCCGAGGCCGTAGAGCGTGCCGACGGTCATCCTTCCGTCGATGCGGTCACCGAGGTACTGCGCCCACTCGCGGGGCACGATGGCCACGGCGAGGACCCCAGCCAGTAGCGCCAGCAAGGCGAGGAAGACCAACAGTCCGAAGCGGACCATCCAGGACTTCGCTGAGGTCTTCCGCTTCGGGGACGCGGCAGGGTTGGTGGTGGTCCCGAGGGTGTCGTCGTTCATGGCGTCACTCTGCAACAGCCGGGGGTGCTCCGCCAGCGAGGCGCGCCACCGCCGACAGGGGGATCATCACCCAGCCGGGGCGGTTGCGGGCTTCGTAGACGCACTCGTAGACCGCCTTGTCCGCCTCGAAGGCCGCAAG
This genomic interval from Nocardioides cavernaquae contains the following:
- a CDS encoding MarR family winged helix-turn-helix transcriptional regulator, producing the protein MALDFDPIDEAARQWTLRWGYESGAVPAMHAVTSLMRVQQLVLGELDAILKPHDLTFARYEALVLLTFSSRGSLPLGKMGERLQVHPTSITSIVQRLAGQGLVARLRHPDDGRAVLAEITDAGRALVEAATADLVAAQFGLGSLDDEAHKTLSELLRPVRRAADDA
- a CDS encoding SDR family NAD(P)-dependent oxidoreductase, translated to MSMATFDFSGRRVVVTDGTRGLGLGIARAFADSGAQVVATGPRSRATTSDEDLTGIEHHRLELTDAEALAEFAAQIGPVDVLVNAAGLRLPHAAQEDPDLVREAVADGHVGPVQLTRQLRPWLESSALRGGGAVIHTHALREWFAFSRGAASAHADLISHTARQGVSWGGGGVRVNAVSTSLAVTRPVVPELSGVVDPADAESTDDVASAVLFLASEAAACIAGQTVIVRETVARVS
- a CDS encoding co-chaperone YbbN → MTQQPFSRPGAFDLSSLRRPTPSANDAGGPGSGGADGSVGSAYSIEVTEQNFQGVLEASMTAPVVLVFHSPTRSPESTTYAAHVTSVVDQFDGRFLTGVIDVDAVPQIAQAMQIPQVPLLLILLDGRPASQPIPGLLSGEELDTLFQTIGQQLTAQGVTGRHQPRTAPPAEGAESGVDPRYAPAQDALEAGDINRAVEEYQKLVDGNPADVEAAAGLAMAKVLQRTQDADLNAARVAAAEAPDDVDAQTMVADLDMLGGHVEDAFNRLIALVARTAGDDRARAREHLIGLFAAVGNDDPRVLRGRQNLASALF
- a CDS encoding EamA family transporter; translated protein: MNRRDSLLALSVMVIWGVNFLAIEWGLRDVPPLLFAALRFVAVLVPAIFLVARPQVSWWTLAGVGLFMSAGQFGFVYAAMEAGLPPGIAALVLQAQVVFTIVIAAGVLRELPTPVQALGIVVAALGLAIVGTGRGGDVTVTALLLCLAGAFSWAIGNVVARAAKAPGGLGVTVWSALFVPLPLIAVSLLVEGPERVSDALTGIGWEAIASTVFTAGISSLLGYGIFNSLLARNPAHLVVPWVLVVPPVAMVAAWIAFGDRPNTDELAGGAVMLLGVLVALRPPATTRVESPAPALVQLPDSV
- a CDS encoding NUDIX domain-containing protein, whose translation is MPDQPVTSTTIAEGISRISWALQVQERGFLDAVGTVSDAVQQALASHGRVEVLIDPADEVGQRVATWSGLHREGTLRGYVEGADRIVFARLASDAPVHEPAGFRALLNSFLPRKRAIGQVLIRDTSGRVLLCQMTYKKDWDLPGGVVEVGESPQLAAVREAEEELGLTVEPGPLLLTDWLPPWGGWDDALCLVFDGGVRDTSVLEEVVMQEREIRDVAFCTPEEVAERAAEFTARRIASALANVGGGSTYTESGS
- a CDS encoding collagen-like triple helix repeat-containing protein; the protein is MAAPLIRRHLPGFIAGASVATLVGGAVAFAAIPSTTSGQITACVNKSTAAVRIIDHQAGKRCKSGERTISWSKGYRYRGAWAAGTPFAALDVVTYAGSSWLAKVPSTGRTPASGSAYWGLLAAQGATGPSGPAGPSGATGPTGPAGGTSMPAGYFRNSSGQSISNSAPFTVWSFTNPYNYSAGMFDPAQNTRIACTQSGQWLVDATVTWQFGTISSTGRATTTLGVFHLVDATEFSQPSESHRVDDAQVQSFTTPQGQQLSAIVTCNVGQYIKLFSNHNVGASQTASIDVRVRYLGTNAS
- the glgB gene encoding 1,4-alpha-glucan branching protein GlgB — protein: MTSTTLGELDLHLIAEGRHEQLWRVLGAQPQHDPVGTMFRVWAPNALEVEVIGDFNNWRGEGHRLHSRGSAVWELFVPDVVAGARYKFHLRGRDDVWRDKADPLARAAEIPPLTASVVTESSYKWGDKEWLAGRAHDPATRPMSVYEVHLSSWRAGLSYRELADQLTAYVVDAGFTHVEFLPVMEHPYGGSWGYQVTGYYAPTSRLGSPDDLRHLIDTLHQAGIGVILDWVPAHFPKDEFALARFDGEPVYEHPDPFLGEHPDWGTLVFDFGRPEVRNFLVANALYWIEEFHIDGLRVDAVASMLYLDYSREPGQWTPNVHGGRENLEAVDFLRELNDSVHRTVPGAMVIAEESTAWEGVTRPTEWGGLGFDLKWNMGWMHDSLGYIQRDPVHRSWHHGEMAFTFAYAWSERYVLPLSHDEVVHGKGSLLRKMPGDRWRELANLRAYYGYMWAHPGKQLLFMGCEFGQESEWAEARELDWWLLDNPEHKALLSLVRDLNGVYRDTPALWAADADPEAFTWIDANDAGRSLFSFIRRGGESPDLVCVSNFSAVPHIGFRIGLPATGTWDEVLNTDAGDYTGSGVGNLGSVVAEEIPWSGQPASAEINVPPLATVWLRRS